In Mytilus edulis chromosome 7, xbMytEdul2.2, whole genome shotgun sequence, a single genomic region encodes these proteins:
- the LOC139483062 gene encoding uncharacterized protein: MDLSYFMHKFNWSKRSKVTMTICSICLEYLVQPVCCVPCGHLYCNQCISDWRNRHNNRCPECRESITTVQSIYLDTESIRELIVERTRLKDSVNELTATIENLRQNQSNGGNHRLHSEVDEVQTLNAVLLRDIDQKVLEFEEMKDNFERAEAICQSLQIQNSKIVTLTWLTLVSGIQNPYLL; this comes from the exons atgGATCTATCTTATTTCATGCACAAATTTAATTGGTCGAAAAGGTCAAAAGTCACAATGACAATATGCTCCATTTGCCTTGAATACCTAGTACAACCAGTGTGCTGTGTTCCTTGTGGACACCTTTACTGCAATCAATGTATCAGTGACTGGAGAAATAGACACAACAATCGATGTCCAGAGTGCAGGGAATCAATTACAACAGTACAGTCTATATACTTGGACACTGAATCTATCAGAG AACTGATTGTTGAAAGGACTAGACTGAAGGATTCTGTTAATGAACTTACAGCAACTATTGAAAATTTGCGGCAGAATCAATCAAATGGTG GCAATCACCGTTTACATTCTGAGGTAGACGAGGTACAGACTTTAAATGCAGTATTGTTGAGGGATATAG ACCAGAAGGTGCTAGAGTTCGAGGAAATGAAAGACAACTTTGAAAGAGCAGAAGCAATTTGTCAGAGTCTACAAATTCAGAATAGTAAGATTGTaacgttaacatggttaacatTGGTCTCTGGGATTCAAAACCCATATCTTCTCTAA